CTTTCTTAATGGCATACTCTAAGAACTGCGTTCTCAGCTTTATTATTTGGGCAATGAACTTTGCGAAAGCCGTATTTCGTGTTGTCAAAAGACACACACTTGACCATCTAGTAGATGCGTCAATCAATACCATGAAATACTTAAATGGCCCGCACGGTGGGTGAATCGGCCCACATATATCACCATGTATTCTTTCTAAAAACATTGGTGATTCATTGCCAACTTTTGCTGGTGATGGCCGAGTTATAAACTTTCCTTGAGAACATGCTTTACATGTAAACTCGCCCGTTTGCAAAACTTTTCCGTGTTTCAACGGATGACCATTCGAGTTCTGCAATATCTTTCTCATCATGACTAAACCAGGATGTCCTAGCCTCTCATGCCAGATTTTAAATGTATCAGTAAACTTCATATTTACCACGGCATAGGACTCagtcatgtttatttttgtacaaTATAGTCCAGAGGATAACATTCTTAGCTCTTCCAATATATGTTTCCTCTCGGACTTAATGCAAAGAAATTCAATGCCATCTTTACTCATAGTCTCAATATGATACTCATTCTTTcggatatccttaaaacttAACAAGTTTCTATAAGACTCGGGGGAATACAATGCATCACTTATTTCAAATATCGTTCCCCCTGGCATTGAAAATTTCTTTCTTCCATAGCCCATAATAATCTTTGCATTACCAGATATTGTACTTACGCTTCCAGCGTAATCTTTCATTTTGGGACTCGAGAAATATTTCTTATCTTTAATTATCGTGTGCGTTGACGCACTATCCGCCAAGCACATATCTCCATCCAAAGTCTCAAAGTCTGGCAttctttctgaatttaaaatatttataaaacgtacattattaaacataaaatattaaacatgaAACATAACATCTATTTTACAAACGAAAGATAACGATACTATTATACAGTAAACTTATATCACATCGATCTTATATCACACATCGATATTTTCTGGCTCAACCAAAAAATCTGATACGTCAAGATGAGTATCATCATTTAAACCGTGAAAGGATGGCCCGGGTTCATCAGAGATGAAATTCGTTTCACCTCCacttttctcttttcccttttgGGATTCTCTATACAGATCGGCTAAGTGTCTTGGCGTACGACAAGTACGTACCCAATGACCTTTCATGCCACATCTGTAGCAAACCTTTTCTGTTTGCCTTTTATCATCTCGGCCCCTTTCATTCTCGTGGAAgtcctttttatttctttcatcaGACGGACGgaatcttcttcctcgtcctctcccATGACCATGATTTTGACCTCGACCACGTCCACGTCCTCGTCCTCTCCAATTATCATAACTGAATGATGCAACATTCACTTCGGGGAATAGAGCAGATCCAGTGGGACGAGCCTGATGGTTTAACAACACGAGTTGTTTATTTTGTTCCGCTACAAGAAGGATTTGCATCAACTCCGAGTAACGCTTAAATCCATTCACCCGGTACTGTTGCTGCAGGACTACATTCTCAGGATGGAACGTGGAGAGAGTTTTCTCGATCATATCATAATCGCTTATTTTCTCTCCACATAACATCATCCTTGAAGTAATTTCGAACATAGCGGAATTAAACTCACTTACACTTTTGTAGTCCTGGAACCAAATATGGATCCACTCGTGTTTGTCTTTTGGTAAGATCACATACTTTTGGTGATCAAACCTCTCTTTAAGAGATTGCCAGAGGTCCCCAGGATCCTCTTTTGTAATATATTCATCTTTTAAACCATCATGTATGTGGTGTCGTAAAAATATCATGGCTTTAGCCTTTTTCTCATCCGACACCGTTTTAGTATTATCGATGGTTTCCAAAAGCCCGCTACCTCTTAGGTGTATTTTTGCACCTACTGCCCAGGTCAAATAATTATTTCCCGTAATATCCAGGGCATTAATTTCGAACTTTGTCAAATTTGACATGATTACtgtattcataaaataataatataatatagacgagaatttaaatgcataaaataaatgcaaaaattaaattgcGTAAACTTAAATTGCAGa
The genomic region above belongs to Raphanus sativus cultivar WK10039 unplaced genomic scaffold, ASM80110v3 Scaffold0392, whole genome shotgun sequence and contains:
- the LOC130502033 gene encoding uncharacterized protein LOC130502033, coding for MSNLTKFEINALDITGNNYLTWAVGAKIHLRGSGLLETIDNTKTVSDEKKAKAMIFLRHHIHDGLKDEYITKEDPGDLWQSLKERFDHQKYVILPKDKHEWIHIWFQDYKSVSEFNSAMFEITSRMMLCGEKISDYDMIEKTLSTFHPENVVLQQQYRVNGFKRYSELMQILLVAEQNKQLVLLNHQARPTGSALFPEVNVASFSYDNWRGRGRGRGRGQNHGHGRGRGRRFRPSDERNKKDFHENERGRDDKRQTEKVCYRCGMKGHWVRTCRTPRHLADLYRESQKGKEKSGGETNFISDEPGPSFHGLNDDTHLDVSDFLVEPENIDV